The Polaromonas sp. SP1 DNA window CAGCGGCGTGGGCGGCCTGAGCATTTTGCAGGCGCTGCGGGCCGAGCTGCCGCAAGAAGACTTCATCTACATCGCCGACAGCGGCCATGCACCGTATGGCGAGCGCGACGACGCCTACGTGCTGGCGCGCTCACGCGCCGTCACCGCCCACCTGGCCGCGCAAGGCGTCAAGGCCCTGGTGATTGCCTGCAACACCGCCACGGCGGCGGCCGTTGACTCGCTGCGCGCGGAACACCCCACCCTGCCCATCATCGGCGTGGAGCCGGCGCTCAAGCCCGCCGCGCTGCTCAGCCGCACCCGCCGCATCGGCGTGATGGCCACCCGCAGCACGCTGGCCAGTGCACGTTTCAAAACCTTGCTGCAATCGTTCGCCGGGCAGGCGGACTTCGTGCTGCAGCCCTGCGACGGCCTGGCCGGCGCGATCGAGCACGCCGGCATCCAGGCAGCCGCCGGCACTGAAGATGCTACAAAAATCATAGCTATATGTGCAAGCAGCGTAAGGGCTATGGGCCAATTTGGCTTGAAACATGGGGAAATCGACACGCTGGTGCTCGGCTGCACGCACTACCCTTTCGCCAGCCCGCACCTGCGTGAGTTGCTGGGCCCTGCGGTGCAGTTTCTCGACACGGGCGCGCCTGTCGCGCGCCAGACGCGCTGGCGGCTGGCGGCAATCACGCCGCCCGCCGGCGCCGCTGACCACCGGGTTCCCGGCCGGGTCAGCTTCTTCACCACCGGCCAGCCCGCCGCCCTGCAGGCTGCGGCGCAGCGCTGGCTGCAACTGGGTGGTGAGGTGGGGTCGCTATCGCTGTAATCACGGCTTGCGCCCTGGCGCGCTGGCGCCCGTCAGTGAATGCAGAAACCCTAAGCCCCTGGATAAAAGCTGAAATCTGCTTCGCGGTCTATTTTCATGATCAAATGGGCTTGTAGCCCAATAAACACGTGGGCTTTTCGCTACTAAATTTATAGCATCTTCCCCCGCCGGCCGGCATCCCGCCAACCGGCAAACCTTCCAGGAGAAGCGCTCATGTCCTCTGCAGCACCCCGCGAATCACACCACGCACCCGTCGATGTCTCCGACTGGTTTGCCTGGCGCGCCACCCGCTTCCTGCGCTTTCTGGCCGACACCTTTTTTGCCGGCCGCTATGGCAACCGCGCCGTGGTACTTGAAACCGTGGCCGCCGTGCCCGGCATGGTGGGCGGCGCGCTGGTGCACCTGAAATCGCTGCGCAGCATGGTGGACGATGAGGGGTGGATCCGCACCCTGCTGGACGAAGCCGAGAACGAGCGCATGCACCTGATGACTTTCGTCCACATCGCCAGGCCGAGCCAGTTCGAGCGCTGGATGGTGATGCTGGCGCAGGGGATTTTCTACAACCTCTTCTTCCTGCTGTACCTGGTGTCTGCGCGCACAGCGCACCGGCTGGTCGGCTATTTTGAGGAGGAAGCGGTCTACAGCTACACCGAATACCTGGCCGGCATCGACGCCGGGCAGTACGAGAACGTGGCCGCGCCGCAGGTCGCCATCGATTACTGGAAGCTGGCGCCTGACGCACGCCTGCGCGATGTGATCCTGGTGGTGCGTGATGACGAAGCGGGTCACCGCGACGTCAACCACGACTTTTCAAACCAGCTCAAGGCCCGGGACTAAAAGCCCGGGCCCGGCCGGCCCCTCAGCGGCTGAGCTGGGTGTCGGCCCGCAGGGTCAGGCCTTCTTCGGGCAGGTCTTTCCAGCCACCGCCCAGCGTCTTGTACAGCGTGACCTGGCTCTGCAGCTGGGCCAGGCGGGTTTGCACGGCGGCCTGGCGTGCGGCGAACAGCGAGCGCTGCGCATCGAGCTGGTCCAGGTAGCTGGCCACGCCGTTCTGGTAGCGCAAATCAGCCAGCTTGAAACGCGTGGCTTCGGCGTTGGCCTGGGCCTGCTGGGCGCGCAGCTGCTCACCCAGGGTGGCGCGGGCCGCCAGCGCATCGGACACCTCACGAAACGCCGTCTGGATGGCTTTTTCGTACTGCGCCACGGCAATGTCGCGGCCGGCATTGGCTGAATCGAGCCCCGCGCGGTTGCGGCCCGCATCGAAGATCGGCAGGATCAACTGCGGCGCGAGTGTCCAGCCGTAGGAGCCGCTCTTGAAGAGGCCGGAAAGGTGCGAGCTGGCGCTGCCGGCCGATGCCGTGAGCGAGATGCGCGGGAAGAACGCCGCGCGCGCCGCACCGATGTCGGCATTGGCAGACAGCAGTTGCTGCTCGGCCTGGCGGATGTCGGGGCGGCGGGTCAGCAGGTCGGACGGCAGGCCTGCCGGCACATCCACCATCATGGGCGCGTCAGCCAGGCCCTTGCCGGCCGGCAAAGCCACCGCGAGATCACCCGTGAGCGGCTGGCCCAGCAGCAGCGTCAAAGCGTTCTGGTCCAGCGCGCGCTGGCGCACCTGCTGGGCCAATGAGGCGCGGGCCGCTTCGGTCAACGACTCGGCCTGGCGGAACTCCAGCTCGGACGTCACGCCGTTGTCAAAACGCAGCTTGCTCAGCTTGAAGGACTCTTCGCGCGTGACCAGCGTTTGCTGCGTGATGGCCAGCAGTTCCTCGTCGGCCAGCAGGCTGAGGTAGGTATTGGCCACCGCGGCGATCAGGCTGATCTGGGTGGTCTTGCGCCCTTCTTCGGTGGCCAGGTATTGCGCCAGCGCCGACTCTTTGAGGCTGGCGACTCGGCCGAAGAAGTCGAGCTCATAGGATGTCATCAGCAGGCCGCCCGTGTAGGCGCTGGTGATGCTGCCGTTGCCGTTGGCATTGGGCTGGCGTGAACCGGTGATGCCGGCGTTGATCGTCGGGAACTGGTCGGCACGGCGGATCTGGAACTGCGCGCGTGCCTGCTCGATGTTAAGCACGGCAATACGCAGGTCGCGGTTGTTGCGCAGCGCGGCATCGATCAGCAGGCGCAGCTTGGGGTCGCTGAAGAAAGCCTGCCATTCGATATCGGCCGCGGCGGGCGCGGCAGCCGTCGCCGGCGTGGCGGCAGCCGGCTGGGCAGACCCGGCCACCCAGTTGGACGTGGCGGGCCATTCAGCAGCCACAGGGGCTGCCGGGCGTTCGTACTTCGGGATCATCGAGCAGCCGGCCAGTATCACTGCCGCGCTCAGCGCCAGAAGTTGTGGGAGCCTTGTTTTAGTCATGGGCCTTGCCTTCATTTCCTTCTTCTCCGGTGATGCCTGCCGCCTTGGCATGTTCGGAATACATCCTGTTCTGGCGCTCGCTGCCCTTGAAGAGGCCGCGCACCACCACAAAGAACACCGGAACAAAAATCACCGCCAGAGCCGTGCCGGTGATCATGCCGCCGATCACGCCGGTGCCGATGGCGCGCTGGCTGGCAGAACCCGCGCCGGAAGCCAGCACCAGGGGCAGGACGCCCAGGCCGAAGGCCAGCGAGGTCATGACGATGGGGCGGAACCGCAGATGCGCCGCTGCCAGCGCCGACTCGATCACGCCCTTGCCCTGCGCCTGCAGGTCTTTGGCGAACTCGATGATCAGAATGGCGTTCTTCGCCGAGAGGCCAATGATGGTAATCAGCCCCACCTGGAAGTACACGTCGTTCGCGTAACCGCGGAACAAGGTCGCCAGCAGCACGCCGATCACGCCCAGCGGCACGACCAGAATCACCGCCAGCGGGATGCTCCAGCTTTCGTACAGGGCAGCCAGGCAGAGGAACACCGCCAGGATGGCGAAGCCGTACAGCAGGGTCGCCTGCGAGCCGGCGAGTTTTTCCTCGCGCGACTGGCCGGTCCATTCAAAGCCGAAGCCTTGCGGCAGCTGCCCGGCGAGTTTTTCCATCTCGGCCATGGCGGCGCCTGTGCTGTAGCCCGGTGCGGCGCTGCCGCCAATGCGCATGGCGGGGTAGCCGTTGTAGCGCACGGTCTGCATTGCGCCGCTGATCCAGCGTGTGGTGGCGAATGCCGACAGCGGCACGGGCTGGCCGCGGCTGTTGCTGGCGTTGAGCTTGAGCAGGTCGTCGGGCTGCATGCGGGCAGGCGCATCGGCCTGCACCACCACGCGCTGCAAACGCCCCTGGTTCGGGAAGTCGTTGACGTAGCTGGAGCCCAACGCGGTCGACAGGATGGAGTTGATCGAGTCAAAAGGCACGCCCAACGCGTTCGCCTTGTCGCGGTCGATGTCGATCTGCAGCTGCGGCGCATCTTCCAGGCCGTCGGGGCGTACCTGCGCCAGCACCTTGCTCTTGGACGCCATGCCAAGTAGCTGGTTGCGTGCATTGACGAGCGCCTGGTGGCCCGCGCCTGAGCGGTCTTGCAAACGGAAGCTGAAGCCGGAAGCCGTGCCCAGTTCGGGAATCGGAGGCGGGCTGAGCGGGAAGATGAAGGCATCGCGAATGCCCATCAACGCACCGAAAGCGCGCCCCGCAACCGCGCTGGCCGAGTGTTCTTCGCCTTCGCGTTCTTTCCAGTCCTTGAGCGTCACAAATGCCAGCGCGGCATTCTGACCCTGACCTGAGAAGCTGAAGCCAAGCACGCCGACCATGCTTTGAACCTCAGGCTGCTTGAGCATGAAACCTTCGACGTCCTGCATCACAGCCAGCGTACGTTCGTAGGTTGCGCCCGGCGGCAACTGCACATTGACCAGCAAATTACCCTGGTCCTCGTTGGGCAGGAACGAGGTCGGCAGGCGCAGGTACACCACCGCCACCGCGGCGATGATAGCCACGTAGATGACGAGGTAACGTGCCGCGCGCTTGAGGATTCGCGCGACGACGCTTTCATAGCTCTTGGCCGTGCGCGAGAACCCGCGATTGAACCAGCCGAAGAAGCCCTTCTTCTCGTGATGGTGCCCGGCTTCAACGGGCTTGAGCAGCGTCGCGCACAGCGCCGGCGTGAGCGACAAGGCCATGAAAGCGGAAAAAGCAATGGACGACACCATCACAGCAGAAAACTGGCGGTAAATATTGCCGGTCGAACCCGCAAAGAATGCCAGCGGCACGAACACGGAGATCAGCACCACCGTCACGCCGATGATGGCGCCGGAAATCTGCTGCATGGCCTTGCGAGTCGCTTCCAGCGGAGGAAGGCCCTCCTCGGTCATGATGCGCTCGACGTTTTCGACGACCACGATCGCATCGTCCACCACGATACCGATCACCAGCACCATGCCGAACATGGTCAGCACGTTGATCGAAAAACCCAGCGCGAGCAAGGTGGCAAACGTGCCCAGCAGCGCGATAGGCACCACGATGGTCGGGATGATGGTGTAGCGCCAGTTCTGCAGGAACAGGAACATCACCAGGAACACCAGCGCCACGGCTTCGAACAGCGTCTCGGCCACCTGGGAGATAGAAATCTTGACGAAGCGCGAGCTGTCGTACGGAATATCCCACTTCATGCCTTGGGGGAAGAAGCGTTCCAGCTCGGTCATCCTGTCGCGCACCGCCTTCGCCGAAGCCAAAGCATTGCCGCTGGGAGCGAGCTGCACGCCGATACCGATGGCCTGCTTGCCGTTCAGGCGTGCCGAAGTTCCGTAAGACTGCCCACCCAGCTCAATGCGCGCCACGTCTTTGAGGCGCACAGACGAGCCGTCGGTATTGGCGCGCAACACGATGTTGCCGAATTGCTCGACGTTGGCGAGCTGGCCGTTGACCACCACAGTGGCTGCAATGCCTTGCCCTGCCACGTTGGGCCTGTCGCCGATGCTGCCGGCCGACACCTGCGCGTTTTGTGCGCGGATGGCGTTGTTGACGTCACTCGCCGAGAGGCTGTAGCCCGTGAGCTTGGCAGGGTCCAGCCAGATGCGCATGGCGCGTTCGGTACCGAACAGCTGGGCCTGGCCGATACCTTTGACGCGCTGGATCTCGGGCACGACATTGCGCGAAGCGTAATCGCCGAGCGCGACCGGGTCGTGCGCGGGATTGTCGGACGACAGCATGATGAACAACAGGAAGTTGGCGCGCGATTTATCAACGCGTACACCCTGCTGCGTCACGGCGGCAGGCAAACGCGGTGAGGCGCGCGACAGGCGGTTTTGCACATCGACCTGCGCCAAATCGGCATTGGTGCCGGGTTCAAAGCTCAGCGTGATGCTGCCGGTGCCGTCCGCTTGCGCGACCGACTCCATGTAGATCAGGCCGGGGGAGCCGTTCATTTCGCGCTCGATCACCGACAGCACGCTGTCTTCGAGGGTCTGGGCAGATGCGCCTGGATACGCGGTGTTGACTACGATGGCGGGCGGCGCTACCGGCGGGTACTGCGCGACCGGCAGCTGCGTGATCGCCACGCCGCCGACCACCAGGATGAACAAGGCAATCACCCAGGCAAAGATCGGCCGATCAATAAAAAACTTGGCCATGTACTGGGCTCCTTACTTCGCTGCCGAGGATGCGGCGGACGCGGCAGGCGCGGCGGCTGAGGCGGACGCCGCCGGGGCCGAGGCGGCGCCTGCGGCTCCGGGCGGTTGCCACGGCACGGGCTTCACAGGAGCGCCGGGCTGCATCTTCTGGAAGCCGTCGACGATGACCTGCTCGCCGGTTTTGAGGCCGTCAAGGACGACCCACTTGTTGCCTTGGGAAGAGCCGATCTTGATGTTGCGCGGGCTGACTTTGCCGTCGGCGCCGACCACCATGACGGAGTCACCCTGGTTGGTACGCGTCACAGCCTGCTGGGGCAAGGTAATGGCATTGGTGGCTTGCGCCTGCTCAAGGCGCACGCGCACATAGAGGCCTGGCAGCAGCTGGCCGCCGGGGTTCGGTACTTCGGCCCGCAGCGTCACCTGCCCGGTCGTCGCATCGACGGTCAGGTCGGAAAACAGCAGGCGCCCGGGTTTGGCGTATTCGGTGCCGTCTTCAAGCACGATGCGTACGCTGGCGGCATCGGCGCCGCTGGCGCGCTTGAACTGGCCGCTTTCCATCGCGGCACGGAGCTTCATCACATCCGTGGCGGACTGCGTGAAGTTGACATACATCGGGTTAATCTGCTGGACCACCGCCAGTTGGGTCGCTTCACCCTGACCGACCAGTGCACCTTCAGTCACCAGCGCGCGGCCGATACGGCCTGAAATGGGCGCCGTCACCGCGGCATATCCCAGGTTGATGCTGGCCGTCTGCACATTCGCCTTGCCCACGGCCACGTCGGCTTCGGCCTGCTTCTGGGCAGCCACGGCGTTAGCGTACTCCTGCTTGCTGATGGCGTTGGCCTCTACCAGCGGCTTGTAGCGCTCGGCCAAAGCGGTGGCCTGTGCCAGATTGGCTTCGGCGCGCGCCTGGCCCGCCTTGGCGCTGGCGGCGGCTGCCGCGTACGGTGCGGAGTCGATGGTGAAAAGCGGCTGCCCCTCTTTCACGTCGCTGCCTTCGCGGAACAGCCGTTTTTGCAAAATACCGGCGGCGCGCGCCCTGACCTGCGCCACACGAGACGCCTCCAGGCGGCCTGGCAACTCGGTGACCAATCCGACATCGCCCTGGGTGACCGTCACCACACCCACCTGCGGCGGGGGTGGCGCGCCGCCGCCCTGTGCGTCACCCTTGCCGCAACCGGCGAGGAGCAGTGAAAGCGCCGCGACCACAACAAGCGGCTGGTGAAGGGTAAATTGGGGGCTCAAAATTGAACGGACAACGCGAGACTTGGGCATGCTGTTCCTCGGATTTTTGGGAAAGAAGGCGCGAGACAAAAAGCGATATCGGCGACTGGAACAAAACACAGTCACCGAAAACGAAAAGAATAAGGGTTTTTGCGAGTGTTATAGTTTACATACATTTGTGAATGTATAACGACAGCGATAAAAATTCCATTTCTGGAGACCCACTTGGCCCGTCGAACCAAAGAAGAGGCGCTGGAGACACGCCACAAACTGCTGGATGCGGCCGAACACCTGTTTCAGTCGCAGGGAGTGTCACGCACCAGCCTGCAGGACATTGCCAGGCGCGCAGGAGCGACCCGTGGCGCGGTGTATTGGCACTTCAGGGACAAGGCAGACCTCTTCAACGCCATGATGGAGCGGGTCACGCTCCCGATGGAAGAGTCCTTTCACCACGAAAACAGCCAGCAAGACAGCCCGGATCCCCATCTGACTGCGATCGACAGAATACGGCATTCCACCGTCAATGCCTTGCGGCAAATTGTTACCGACACCCAGACACGGCGCGTCTTCGAGGTTGCGACACAAAAGGTGGAGTACGTCGAGGAACTGCAGGCAGTTCGCCTGCGCCACCTCACCGTGCGCAAGGGTTTTCTGGACCGCATCCAGCAAGGCATGGAAACCGCGGCGACTCAGATGGATTTGAAGTTACCTGTTTCAGCCTCGGCGGCCGCGCAGGGATTGCACGCTCTCATCGACGGACTGATTCAGAACTGGCTCCTGGACCCGGAGGCCTTCGATCTGCTGGAAGTGGGCCAGTGCGCAATTGATGTGTACTTGCGAGGCATGGGCTTTCCCGGCGATCAGCAGGCAATTACCGCCTGCGCAGAGCCCGCCGTGCAAGCCTAGTGCAAATGCCGCGGCTTGCGGCCGCCGCCATGGCCTGAACCGCCCTGCGGCCCACCCAGGCCTCGCGGCGGCTTGCCGAGCTGCATGGAATTGACGAGTGCGTCAAAGCGTTGCTCAAACAGCTTGTCAACCGCCGCAACGATTTCACCGAGTTCGGAGCCGTCAAAGTGGCGCTCCATCAGGCCGATCATGTCCTGGACCAGAAGGTCGCGCTGCACCTGCATGATGGCGGCCGGCGTGGGGCCGACAAAATACATCGCAAAGTCGTCACGCGCCTCTTCTTCGTCATCGCCCTCTTCTTCATCAAAGTCGGAGTCATAGAAGGTCACCTCTATCGGCGCACCCGCTTCCGCCAGGTCATTCAGGCCCATGCACATCTCATCCAGCGCCTGGCGGAAATCTTCGTCGCCCGGTACGGTCCAGCACATCTGCAAGAGATGTTTGTGCGCGTCGAACCGGATGCCGGGCTCTTCTTCATAAGCGCTGGCAGCACCGGCCGCCAGGGACTTGGAGCCCGCGTACTTCCAAAGGGGCTTGAGAGCCTCCTGCAGTTGCTCAAAGCTGACGTCAGCCCGCAAAGGCACTTCGCCATGGACGTGAATTTCAAAAGGAGTGTTGTAGCGGGACATGATGGAATTTATCTTACCCAGTTTTCAAAGTCGCGCCAGGGGCATGGGTGAGCCGAAGTGGTGCCTGAGACCGGAATCGAACCGGTACGCCCGCTATTCACGAAGCGGCGGATTTTAAGTCCGCTGTGTCTACCTATTTCACCACTCAGGCTCAAGCTCTTTACGCCAACGCCGTATTCGAACCTTCCAGCGTATTGTCAAACAAAAAAGCCCCATGGCTGGGGCTTATGACAACTGGCTTGATGGAGGCGCGGCCCGGAGTCGAACCGGGCTAGCCGGATTTGCAATCCGGTACATAACCGCTTTGTTACCGCGCCGTATTCTGTCTGCCTCGGCAAAGTCCAATGACCCTGCCGGTACTCAACGAAACTCCAATGAAAAAGGACAGCATTTTGAAGTGCTGCCCTTTGAATTGGAGCGGGAGAAGAGTCTCGAACTCTCGACCTCAACCTTGGCAAGGTTGCGCTCTACCAACTGAGCTACTCCCGCGATTACAGCCTCAAATTATAGCTTAACTTTTCGGCCTTTTCCAGAACTTTGAAAAAACTTCTGAATTAATGCTTCACCGTTCCCGTAGCTTCCGCTGGAGGAACCACTGCGGCAGCCGCAGCCACAGCGACTTCCTCATCGGTGAGCGGGACTGGCTGACGTTCCAGCGCTACCTGAAGAACCTGATCGATCCATTTCACCGGCACGATCTCCAGACCACTCTTCACGTTGTCGGGAATCTCCTGCAAGTCCTTGGCGTTTTCTTCCGGGATCAACACCGTCTTGATGCCGCCGCGCAAAGCTGCCAGCAATTTTTCTTTCAGCCCACCGATGGCAGTGACCTCACCGCGCAGCGTGATCTCGCCGGTCATGGCGACATCGCCCCGCACCGGAATGCCGGTCAATGCAGAAACAAAAGCCGTCGTCATCGCGGCGCCCGCGCTCGGGCCGTCCTTGGGTGTCGCGCCATCCGGCACATGAATATGGATGTCGCGTTTTTCGAACATCTCATCCTTGATGCCAAGCACCTTCGCGCGACTGCGCACCACCGTGCGTGCAGCCTCGACGGACTCCTTCATGACGTCGCCAAGCGAACCTGTCCGCGTGATCACACCCTTGCCGGGCATCATGGCGGCCTCAATCGTCAGCAGGTCGCCGCCAACTTCCGTCCAGGCCAGGCCGACCACCTGGCCCACCTGGTTTTGCTGCTCAGCGCGGCCGTAATTGAATTTGCGAACACCCAGGAAGTCGTTGAGGTTGTCCGGCGTGACGACGACCTTGGGCGTCATCTTCTTGAGCTGGATTCCCTTGATGACCTTGCGGCAGATCTTGGAGAGTTCGCGCTCGAGTGAACGCACGCCCGCTTCACGCGTGTAGTAACGCACGATGTCGCGCACGGCCTGCTCTTGCACCTCAAGCTCGCCGTCCTTCACGCCGTTGTTCTTGACCTGCTTGGGCAACAGGTAACGCATGGCGATACTGGTTTTTTCGTCTTCGGTATAGCCCGAAAGCCGGATGACTTCCATACGGTCCAGTAGGGCCGGCGGGATGTTCATCGAGTTGGACGTGGCCACAAACATCACGTCGCTGAGGTCGAAGTCGACCTCCACATAGTGATCACCGAATGTGTGATTCTGTTCAGGGTCAAGCACCTCCAGCAATGCGCTGGAAGGGTCACCACGGAAATCCGTGCCCAGTTTGTCGATTTCATCGAGCAGGAAAAGCGGGTTACGGGTACCGGCCTTGGTCAGGCTTTGCAAAACCTTGCCCGGCAAAGCGCCAATGTAGGTGCGGCGATGGCCACGAATTTCTGCTTCGTCCCGCATGCCACCCAGAGCCATGCGCACATACTTGCGCCCGGTCGCCTTGGCGATCGATTGGCCCAGAGACGTCTTGCCCACACCGGGAGGCCCCACGAGGCACAGGATCGGCGCCTTGAGCTTGTCGACGCGTTGCTGCACCGCGAGGTATTCAACGATTCGGTCTTTGACCTTCTCCAGGCCGTAGTGGTCTTCATTGAGCACGTTCTCGGCATTGCCCAGGTCGTGCTTGATCTTGGTCTTCTTGCTCCAGGGCAAGCCGGTGAGCACATCGATATATGTCCGCACCACCGTCGCTTCAGCGGACATGGGCGACATCAGTTTGAGTTTCTTGAGCTCGCTCTCAGCCTTTTTACGGGCCTCCTGAGGCATCTTGGCAGACTTGATCTTTTTCTCGATCTCTTCGATGTCCGCGCCTTCTTCGCCTTCGCCCAGCTCCTTCTGGATCGCTTTCACCTGCTCATTGAGGTAGAAATCGCGCTGGTTCTTCTCCATCTGGCGTTTGACACGGCCGCGGATTTTTTTGTCGACGTTGAGAATGTCGACTTCGCGCTCGAGCTGCTCATAGAGGTTCTCAAGCCGCGCCTTGACATTGTCGAGGTCCAGGATCACCTGCTTGGCATCCAGCTTGAGCGGCAAATGTGCCGCAATGGTGTCGGCCAGCCGTCCGGCATCGTCGATGCTGGAGATCGACGTGAGAATCTCTGGGGGGATTTTCTTGTTGAGTTTGACGTAGTGGTCAAACTGCTGCATCACGGCGCGGCGCAATGCCTCGATTTCGCTGGTCTTGTCGCCGGCAATCACGACAGCCGTTTCAACCGGCGTGACATTGGCGGTGAAATGCTGTTCACCCTCTTCGATCTTGTTGACAGTGGCGCGTTGCTGCCCTTCCACGAGCACCTTCACGGTACCGTCAGGCAACTTGAGGAGTTGCAGGATCGTGGCCACGCAACCCACTTCAAACATGTCCTCGACAGACGGCTCATCTTTGGCTGCGGCTTTTTGCGCCACCAGCATGATCCGGCGCTCGGCCTCCATCGCCGACTCCAGCGCCTTGA harbors:
- a CDS encoding DUF6806 family protein, which produces MSRYNTPFEIHVHGEVPLRADVSFEQLQEALKPLWKYAGSKSLAAGAASAYEEEPGIRFDAHKHLLQMCWTVPGDEDFRQALDEMCMGLNDLAEAGAPIEVTFYDSDFDEEEGDDEEEARDDFAMYFVGPTPAAIMQVQRDLLVQDMIGLMERHFDGSELGEIVAAVDKLFEQRFDALVNSMQLGKPPRGLGGPQGGSGHGGGRKPRHLH
- a CDS encoding TetR family transcriptional regulator, which codes for MARRTKEEALETRHKLLDAAEHLFQSQGVSRTSLQDIARRAGATRGAVYWHFRDKADLFNAMMERVTLPMEESFHHENSQQDSPDPHLTAIDRIRHSTVNALRQIVTDTQTRRVFEVATQKVEYVEELQAVRLRHLTVRKGFLDRIQQGMETAATQMDLKLPVSASAAAQGLHALIDGLIQNWLLDPEAFDLLEVGQCAIDVYLRGMGFPGDQQAITACAEPAVQA
- a CDS encoding efflux transporter outer membrane subunit gives rise to the protein MTKTRLPQLLALSAAVILAGCSMIPKYERPAAPVAAEWPATSNWVAGSAQPAAATPATAAAPAAADIEWQAFFSDPKLRLLIDAALRNNRDLRIAVLNIEQARAQFQIRRADQFPTINAGITGSRQPNANGNGSITSAYTGGLLMTSYELDFFGRVASLKESALAQYLATEEGRKTTQISLIAAVANTYLSLLADEELLAITQQTLVTREESFKLSKLRFDNGVTSELEFRQAESLTEAARASLAQQVRQRALDQNALTLLLGQPLTGDLAVALPAGKGLADAPMMVDVPAGLPSDLLTRRPDIRQAEQQLLSANADIGAARAAFFPRISLTASAGSASSHLSGLFKSGSYGWTLAPQLILPIFDAGRNRAGLDSANAGRDIAVAQYEKAIQTAFREVSDALAARATLGEQLRAQQAQANAEATRFKLADLRYQNGVASYLDQLDAQRSLFAARQAAVQTRLAQLQSQVTLYKTLGGGWKDLPEEGLTLRADTQLSR
- the murI gene encoding glutamate racemase produces the protein MTGQPIGIFDSGVGGLSILQALRAELPQEDFIYIADSGHAPYGERDDAYVLARSRAVTAHLAAQGVKALVIACNTATAAAVDSLRAEHPTLPIIGVEPALKPAALLSRTRRIGVMATRSTLASARFKTLLQSFAGQADFVLQPCDGLAGAIEHAGIQAAAGTEDATKIIAICASSVRAMGQFGLKHGEIDTLVLGCTHYPFASPHLRELLGPAVQFLDTGAPVARQTRWRLAAITPPAGAADHRVPGRVSFFTTGQPAALQAAAQRWLQLGGEVGSLSL
- a CDS encoding efflux RND transporter permease subunit; translation: MAKFFIDRPIFAWVIALFILVVGGVAITQLPVAQYPPVAPPAIVVNTAYPGASAQTLEDSVLSVIEREMNGSPGLIYMESVAQADGTGSITLSFEPGTNADLAQVDVQNRLSRASPRLPAAVTQQGVRVDKSRANFLLFIMLSSDNPAHDPVALGDYASRNVVPEIQRVKGIGQAQLFGTERAMRIWLDPAKLTGYSLSASDVNNAIRAQNAQVSAGSIGDRPNVAGQGIAATVVVNGQLANVEQFGNIVLRANTDGSSVRLKDVARIELGGQSYGTSARLNGKQAIGIGVQLAPSGNALASAKAVRDRMTELERFFPQGMKWDIPYDSSRFVKISISQVAETLFEAVALVFLVMFLFLQNWRYTIIPTIVVPIALLGTFATLLALGFSINVLTMFGMVLVIGIVVDDAIVVVENVERIMTEEGLPPLEATRKAMQQISGAIIGVTVVLISVFVPLAFFAGSTGNIYRQFSAVMVSSIAFSAFMALSLTPALCATLLKPVEAGHHHEKKGFFGWFNRGFSRTAKSYESVVARILKRAARYLVIYVAIIAAVAVVYLRLPTSFLPNEDQGNLLVNVQLPPGATYERTLAVMQDVEGFMLKQPEVQSMVGVLGFSFSGQGQNAALAFVTLKDWKEREGEEHSASAVAGRAFGALMGIRDAFIFPLSPPPIPELGTASGFSFRLQDRSGAGHQALVNARNQLLGMASKSKVLAQVRPDGLEDAPQLQIDIDRDKANALGVPFDSINSILSTALGSSYVNDFPNQGRLQRVVVQADAPARMQPDDLLKLNASNSRGQPVPLSAFATTRWISGAMQTVRYNGYPAMRIGGSAAPGYSTGAAMAEMEKLAGQLPQGFGFEWTGQSREEKLAGSQATLLYGFAILAVFLCLAALYESWSIPLAVILVVPLGVIGVLLATLFRGYANDVYFQVGLITIIGLSAKNAILIIEFAKDLQAQGKGVIESALAAAHLRFRPIVMTSLAFGLGVLPLVLASGAGSASQRAIGTGVIGGMITGTALAVIFVPVFFVVVRGLFKGSERQNRMYSEHAKAAGITGEEGNEGKAHD
- a CDS encoding efflux RND transporter periplasmic adaptor subunit, whose protein sequence is MPKSRVVRSILSPQFTLHQPLVVVAALSLLLAGCGKGDAQGGGAPPPPQVGVVTVTQGDVGLVTELPGRLEASRVAQVRARAAGILQKRLFREGSDVKEGQPLFTIDSAPYAAAAASAKAGQARAEANLAQATALAERYKPLVEANAISKQEYANAVAAQKQAEADVAVGKANVQTASINLGYAAVTAPISGRIGRALVTEGALVGQGEATQLAVVQQINPMYVNFTQSATDVMKLRAAMESGQFKRASGADAASVRIVLEDGTEYAKPGRLLFSDLTVDATTGQVTLRAEVPNPGGQLLPGLYVRVRLEQAQATNAITLPQQAVTRTNQGDSVMVVGADGKVSPRNIKIGSSQGNKWVVLDGLKTGEQVIVDGFQKMQPGAPVKPVPWQPPGAAGAASAPAASASAAAPAASAASSAAK
- a CDS encoding alternative oxidase, whose translation is MSSAAPRESHHAPVDVSDWFAWRATRFLRFLADTFFAGRYGNRAVVLETVAAVPGMVGGALVHLKSLRSMVDDEGWIRTLLDEAENERMHLMTFVHIARPSQFERWMVMLAQGIFYNLFFLLYLVSARTAHRLVGYFEEEAVYSYTEYLAGIDAGQYENVAAPQVAIDYWKLAPDARLRDVILVVRDDEAGHRDVNHDFSNQLKARD